In one Juglans regia cultivar Chandler chromosome 11, Walnut 2.0, whole genome shotgun sequence genomic region, the following are encoded:
- the LOC108997701 gene encoding vacuolar protein sorting-associated protein 35A-like, translating into MISDGVEDEEKWLTAGIAGLQQNAFYMHRALDSNNLRDALKYSAQMLSELRTSRLSPHKYYELYMRSFDELRKLEMFFKEEARRGCSIIDLYELVQHAGNILPRLYLLCTVGSVYIKSKEAPAKDVLKDLVEMCRGIQHPVRGLFLRSYLSQVSRDKLPDIGSEYEGDADTVIDAVEFVLQNFTEMNKLWVRMQHQGPAREKEKREKERSELRDLVGKNLHVLSQIEGVDLDMYKDTVLPRVLEQVVNCKDELAQHYLMDCIIQVFPDEYHLQTLDVLLSACPQLQPSVDIKTVLSQLMERLSNYAASSAEVLPEFLQVEAFSKLSNAIGKVIEAHVDMPTIGVVTLYSSLLTFTLHVHPDRLDYADQVLGACVKKLSGKGKIEDSKATKQIVALLSAPLEKYNDIVTALKLSNYPRVMEYLDTETNKVMATVIIQSIMKNKTCIETEDKVEALFELVKGLIKDLEGNLQDEIDEDDFKEEQNSFARLIQMLYNEDPEEMFKIICTVRKHILTGGPKRLPFTIPSLIFSCLKLVRQLQGQDENPFGNETSTTPKKIFQLLNQTIEALSSVPAPELSLRLYLQCAEAANDCDLEPVAYEFFTQAYILYEEEISDSKAQVTAIHLIIGTLQRMHVFGVENRDTLTHKATGYSAKLLKKSDQCRAVYACSNLFWVDDQENMKDGERVLLCLKRALRIANAAQQMANAARGNTGSVTLFVEILNKYLYFFEKGNPQITVSTIQGLIELITTEMHSDTATPDPAADAFFASTLRYIQFQKQKGGAVGEKYEPIKV; encoded by the exons ATGATCTCCGACGGAGTCGAAGACGAAGAGAAATGGCTTACCGCTGGGATCGCCGGCCTCCAGCAGAACGCCTTCTACATGCACCGTGCCCTG GATTCGAACAATCTTCGAGACGCCTTGAAATACTCTGCTCAGATGCTCTCCGAGCTTCGGACTTCGAGGCTTTCCCCTCACAAATACTACGAACTCT ACATGCGGTCATTCGATGAGTTGAGGAAGCTGGAGATGTTCTTCAAGGAAGAGGCTCGCCGTGGCTGCTCCATTATCGATCTGTACGAGCTTGTGCAGCACGCTGGTAACATTTTGCCCAGATT GTATCTACTCTGCACGGTAGGATCTGTATACATCAAGTCTAAGGAAGCTCCTGCTAAGGATGTTCTCAAGGATCTTGTGGAGATGTGTCGAGGCATTCAACATCCTGTACGCGGGCTATTTTTAAGGAGTTACCTTTCTCAAGTCAGTCGGGATAAATTACCTGATATTGGTTCCGAGTACGAAGG AGATGCTGACACCGTCATAGATGCTGTAGAATTTGTACTCCAAAACTTCACAGAAATGAATAAACTTTGGGTGCGGATGCAACATCAG GGACCTGCCCGGGAAAAGGAGAAGCGGGAGAAAGAAAGGAGCGAGCTGCGTGATCTT GTTGGGAAGAACCTGCATGTTCTCAGTCAGATTGAGGGCGTTGACCTTGATATGTACAAAGACACTGTTCTTCCCAGAGTCTTGGAGCAG GTTGTAAATTGTAAAGATGAGCTTGCCCAACACTACTTGATGGATTGCATAATCCAAGTGTTTCCTGATGAGTACCACTTGCAAACTCTTGATGTACTACTGAGTGCTTGCCCTCAGCTTCAG CCATCTGTTGACATCAAAACGGTGCTATCCCAGTTAATGGAAAGGCTTTCAAACTATGCTGCTTCAAGTGCTGAAGTGTTGCCTGAGTTCTTGCAAGTCGAAGCATTCTCCAAATTGAGCAATGCCATTGGGAAG GTGATAGAAGCACATGTTGACATGCCTACCATTGGAGTTGTAACTTTATATTCTTCTCTTCTCACGTTCACTCTTCACGTCCACCCTGATCGACTTGATTATGCAGATCAAGTGTTG GGAGCATGTGTTAAAAAACTCTCTGGCAAAGGAAAGATTGAAGACAGCAAAGCAACAAAACAGATTGTTGCACTTTTAAGTGCTCCGCTTGAGAAATATAATGATATTGTCACTGCCTTGAAGCTTTCAAACTATCCCCGTGTCATGGAATACTTGGACACTGAAACGAACAAAGTCATGGCAACTGTTATAATTCAAAGcattatgaaaaacaaaacgTGTATAGAAACTGAGGACAag GTTGAGGCATTGTTTGAATTAGTCAAGGGACTTATCAAGGATTTAGAGGGGAATCTTCAAGATGAG ATTGATGAGGATGATTTCAAGGAGGAGCAAAATTCTTTTGCACGTCTCATTCAGATGCTTTACAATGAAGATCCTGAAGAAATGTTTAAG ATAATTTGCACAGTAAGGAAGCATATCTTGACCGGAGGGCCAAAGCGTCTACCCTTTACTATtccttctctcattttctcctGTCTCAAG TTGGTTAGGCAGTTACAAGGCCAAGATGAAAATCCTTTCGGGAATGAAACGTCAACTACTCCAAAGAAAATTTTTCAGCTTTTGAATCAG ACAATTGAGGCTCTGTCAAGTGTTCCTGCACCTGAACTTTCATTACGGCTGTATCTGCAATGTGCTGAG GCTGCAAATGACTGTGACCTAGAACCTGTTGCTTATGAATTTTTCACTCAAGCATACATTCTGTATGAAGAAGAAATTTCG GATTCTAAAGCACAGGTGACTGCAATACATTTAATAATAGGAACTCTTCAGAGGATGCATGTTTTCGGTGTTGAGAACAGGGATACCTTAACACACAAGGCAACAGGG TATTCTGCAAAGCTTTTAAAGAAGTCTGATCAATGTAGAGCCGTTTATGCATGCTCAAATCTCTTCTGGGTTGATGATCAGGAGAACATGAAAGATGGAGAAAG AGTGCTACTTTGCCTTAAGCGTGCATTACGAATTGCAAATGCTGCTCAACAAATGGCCAATGCAGCACGGGGCAACACAGGATCGGTGACACTATTTGTTGAGATACTGAACAA GTACCTTTATTTCTTTGAGAAAGGAAATCCTCAGATTACTGTTTCCACAATCCAGGGTCTGATTGAATTAATTACCACTGAAATGCATAGTGACACTGCTACACCAGATCCAGCTGCAGATGCTTTCTTCGCCAGCACGCTGCGGTACATCCAGTTCCAGAAACAGAAAGGTGGTGCAGTAGGCGAGAAATACGAGCCCATCAAAGTGTGA
- the LOC108997677 gene encoding protein FAR1-RELATED SEQUENCE 1-like yields the protein MRKLPEKLGSHAAFNVGLKTAIQNALYDSQTCGEFEEKWRQFIKKYDLGENAWLQGLYNERSFWVPVYLKEVFWAGMSTTQRSESMNAFFDGFVHSGTTLKEFVDQFDNALQKKVELETTADFNSSNQTIPCSSAFRIEKQFQAVYTNAKFKEVQREVWGMILCNCILISKEGCISTYDVLDEITTDDDHVKSIKYTVYFNNEEVDVKCTCALFEMRGIVYRHALNVCQMNKIHALPEKYVLDRWRNDLKRRYTMVKSSYDDLRQNVDSGRYELVVKRCSKLATRVSSSDAHVTAFMLHLDEFENKFKGLTQESGSTKVAETVQTDKGKKILSPHVVRGKGRPPTKRKVPPVEKAVTRRKNKQIRRKIFDDTSEQCEVSEAP from the exons ATGCGAAAACTGCCTGAGAAATTGGGATCTCACGCTGCCTTCAATGTAGGGTTGAAAACTGCCATCCAAAATGCCCTATATGATTCACAGACATGTGGTGAATTTGAGGAGAAGTGGAGGCAATTTATTAAGAAGTATGACTTAGGTGAAAATGCATGGCTGCAAGGGTTGTACAATGAGAGGTCGTTTTGGGTACCGGTTTACCTTAAGGAAGTTTTTTGGGCAGGCATGAGCACCACACAGCGttctgaaagcatgaatgcttttttcgatggttttgtgcattctgGTACAACGTTGAAAGAATTCGTCGATCAATTTGACAATGCACTGCAGAAGAAGGTAGAGCTCGAGACGACCGCTGATTTCAATTCGTCCAACCAAACCATCCCATGTTCCTCCGCATTCCGCATTGAAAAGCAGTTTCAAGCCGTGTATACgaatgcaaaatttaaagaagtccAAAGAGAGGTGTGGGGAATGATTTTATGTAACTGCATACTTATCAGCAAGGAAGGTTGCATTTCCACCTACGATGTTTTAGATGAAATTACCACTGATGATGACCATGTCAAGAGCATCAAGTACACAGTTTACTTTAACAATGAGGAGGTTGATGTGAAATGCACCTGTGCGTTGTTTGAGATGAGAGGAATTGTCTATAGACATGCATTGAACGTTTGTCAGATGAATAAGATTCATGCGCTACCGGAGAAGTATGTCTTGGATCGATGGAGGAATGATTTAAAGAGAAGATACACAATGGTAAAAAGTAGCTACGATGACTTACGGCAAAATGTAGATTCAGGGAGGTATGAGCTTGTGGTAAAACGATGTTCCAAATTAGCAACCCGTGTATCGTCGAGTGATGCCCATGTTACTGCATTTATGCTCCACTTGGATGAGtttgagaataaatttaaaGGATTAACACAAGAGTCCGGTTCAACAAAAGTAGCAGAGACTGTGCAGACAGACAagggtaagaaaatattaagcccacATGTTGTCCGAGGGAAAGGGAGGCCGCCAACAAAAAGGAAGGTCCCACCTGTGGAGAAGGCTGTGACTAGGCGAAAGAATAAACag atACGCCGGAAAATATTTGACGATACATCCGAGCAATGTGAGGTATCGGAAGCTCCATAA
- the LOC108997648 gene encoding F-box protein At4g35930 → MGKVSPKERESKNSKRKKRLRNSSNKYLKPGTLAQLRYSKVATAARSCTDLGKKRVAVLEAKKSDNDLLLEDNGVIDRSPLMLSPVNLVKQNSFMGTPKTPRIEDCDSDSRLESLPMDLLVKILCHLHHDQLRAVFHVSQRIRRAVVLARQFHFNYTTPDRSRQELLRTMTPRPTEHWPFVSKGDGKGIWMPSPHTPKAPRHGPRPPSRLKFSEMRQVAAVLFPESAFPSRCIVPSALPKPLCKSLASNRVLFYEDELCQAVAQNKLR, encoded by the exons ATGGGTAAAGTATCTCCAAAAGAAAGGGAATCAAAGAATTCCAAACGGAAAAAGCGGTTGCGGAATTCAAGCAACAAGTATCTGAAGCCAGGTACGCTTGCTCAGCTTCGGTACAGCAAGGTCGCCACGGCTGCCAGGTCTTGTACTGATCTTGGGAAGAAAAGGGTCGCTGTTTTGGAGGCAAAGAAGTCGGACAATGATCTGTTGCTTGAAGATAATGGGGTTATTGATAGAAGCCCTTTGATGTTGTCGCCTGTGAATTTGGTTAAACAGAACAGTTTCATGGGAACTCCAAAGACGCCCCGTATTGAGGATTGCGATTCGGACTCCCGGCTAGAGTCTCTACCAATGGATTTGCTG GTTAAAATACTTTGCCACTTGCACCACGACCAATTGAGGgctgtttttcatgtttctcaAAGAATTAGAAGAGCT GTTGTGCTTGCAAGGCAATTCCACTTTAATTACACAACTCCAGATCGCTCACGACAGGAGCTGTTAAGAACAATGACCCCAAGACCAACTGAACACTGGCCTTTTGTTAG CAAGGGAGATGGGAAGGGTATTTGGATGCCGAGCCCACATACCCCAAAAGCACCAAGGCATGGCCCACGACCACCTTCTCGGCTCAAATTCTCTGAGATGCGGCAGGTTGCAGCTGTTCTATTCCCAGAATCTGCTTTTCCTTCAAGATGCATTGTGCCATCTGCTTTACCGAAGCCACTATGCAAATCTTTGGCTTCTAATCGAGTTCTATTCTATGAGGATGAGTTATGCCAGGCTGTTGCTCAGAATAAACTCCGTTGA